The genomic region ATAATCTGTGCGTAAATTCAATTTAAGGCATTTTACATATTCTAGAAAAGTTTAATTTAAGATATTTTAAATAAGTTTATGCAACTTGCTGATATTATAAGTGCTATTACTAAGGTTGGCGGAAATCCACTCGCAATAGCTAAAATTACGGGTATATCTATTATTAATGTAATAAAATCCATTAACATTTTAAAATATAAATATCACTTGGCATTATTCACAGGATTATTAGCTGAAAATCTTCAATTACAAAAAATATTACTTCTATGTAAAAATTCTAAAATAAAACTATCTACATCCAAAAAATTATTCTTTCCTTTAGTAAATTTATTTAGAGCAGATTTAGAAGAAAACAAATTCATGTTAGTAATTTATACTAATAAAGACGCACTAAATAGTATTCAGACCGCAGTAAAAAAGTTAAGAGATGAAAATATAGTAGAATGCGAAATATTTGAAATTAGTGAGACAAAAAGGTACTACAGAGATATATCTTGCTTTAATTTTGATCAGAATATGTGGACTTGTGATAGACTCTTACAATTTAATAAGCGCGGAAAAATAGTGAAACCAGACGAAGAAGATATAAATCTTATAGTTAAATTGCAAGCAAATCCTTATATTCCATATTATTTATCACCACATTACAGCCATATTAAGCATGTACTACAAGGATTTTTATATACACTAGGTATCAATGATACGATATTAGATATTATAGCCGATAAGGAGGTAATATTTCATCCCAATACCTTATGGTCTGCGAAAATAGGTAATAAATATTTAATGGAAATACATATAAATTATAAGGAATTGGATAAAATAGTACAAAAAATAAAAGCTCACTCTAACGAGATTTTCATAGTTCCCAAAACGCCTTCTTATGCAGAAGGATATTCAATACCTTATGAGATCTTTAAGGAGAAAAAGTGGGAATTTCCAAAAATTGTCCTAGAATGAACTTACCAATAAAAGATTTTTTATAAAGTTAATTTACATTGTTGTTATGTTTTGGGAAGATTTTAGAGAGCTAGTACCAGCTACTAAAAATTATATTTACCTTAACCATGCGGCCCTTTCTCCCACACCGTTACCAGTACTTTATGAAACATTTAGGTATCTATATGAAGTAAGTAAATCTGGTACGATTGCAGATAATGAGGAACAAAAAGATGAATTATTCCATATAAGGAAAAATATATCAAATTTAATTAAAGCCGATCCTTTAGAGATTTCATTAATACCTAACACTAGTTTTGGAATCAATGAAGTTGCACACGGACTAGAATACGACGATAAATCTAATGTAGTAACCGATAGCTTGGAGTTTCCTGCTACAGTTTATCCTTTTCTTAAAATAAAAAAATTAGAAAAGAGAATAGTAAATGCTTCTCCTTATGATATTGAAGATAAAATAATAGAAAACATAGATGAAAATACAAAAATTGTGTCAATAAGCCACGTGAGTTTTAATTCTGGAGTAAGAATAGACGTACAAAAAATTGTGACAAAAGCGAAAAAAGTTGGTGCATTAGTTTTACTAGATATAATACAGAGTGCTGGTGCGATTAAAATAAATGTTAAAGATTTAGGTATCGACTTTGCAGTAGCAGGAGGATATAAATGGTTGATGTCTCCTCAAGGATCTGGTTTTATGTATATAAGAAAAGGACTTTTGGAAGATCCTCC from Acidianus ambivalens harbors:
- a CDS encoding aminotransferase class V-fold PLP-dependent enzyme, with translation MFWEDFRELVPATKNYIYLNHAALSPTPLPVLYETFRYLYEVSKSGTIADNEEQKDELFHIRKNISNLIKADPLEISLIPNTSFGINEVAHGLEYDDKSNVVTDSLEFPATVYPFLKIKKLEKRIVNASPYDIEDKIIENIDENTKIVSISHVSFNSGVRIDVQKIVTKAKKVGALVLLDIIQSAGAIKINVKDLGIDFAVAGGYKWLMSPQGSGFMYIRKGLLEDPPFYGWKSAKNYLDFDPTKFELEKGPRRIEIGTIDIAANLGLSKSAEIISSHEDEIEKRVLQLSAYAIDLAEDKKFEVITPKEKRAGIVVIKVKKPKEIASRLAQRNIIVSPRGEGIRISTHFYNTEEEIEKTINSISQEVS